The following coding sequences are from one Bos mutus isolate GX-2022 chromosome 22, NWIPB_WYAK_1.1, whole genome shotgun sequence window:
- the C22H3orf62 gene encoding uncharacterized protein C3orf62 homolog isoform X2, producing MVYYIIKTRSLVGKMSEKLRRCRKELTAAIDRAFEGVSHSQECSGRPRVELDAAPLSFPLPVHRLLCRRHPLVACSSAAPFSPVPGAPENENVAFAPNHAPVNAKPQALCPKRKPLSSKENILMRSSILAPERQFWRAAGDEEIWRKDSLRNDTEKDLKVDTGIPLSGSSQEVTKDLLDMIDHTSIRTIEELAGKLEFENELNRVCGHCEDSPFKEEAWALLVDESPQKAPDADSGSLRQAFDDHNIVETVLDLEEDYNLMTSFKYQIE from the exons ATGG TGTATTACATAATAAAGACACGGTCGCTTGTAGGGAAGATGTCTGAGAAACTGAGGAGATGCAGAAAGGAGCTGACTGCAGCCATCGACCGGGCCTTTGAAGGAGTCAGCCATTCCCAGGAGTGCTCGGGCCGCCCGCGGGTGGAGCTCGACGCCGCCCcgctctccttccccctcccggTGCACCGGCTCCTCTGCCGGAGGCACCCGCTGGTAGCCTGCTCCTCTGCGGCTCCATTCTCTCCGGTCCCTGGCGCTCCGGAGAATGAGAATGTGGCTTTTGCACCAAACCATGCCCCCGTGAATGCAAAGCCCCAGGCGCTCTGCCCCAAAAGAAAACCTCTGAGCAGCAAGGAAAACATCCTGATGCGTTCCTCCATTTTGGCACCCGAAAGACAGTTTTGGCGAGCAGCAGGAGATGAGGAGatctggagaaaagacagtctaaG gaatgatacagagaaggaTTTGAAAGTTGACACAGGCATCCCACTCAGTGGTTCCAGCCAAGAGGTCACAAAGGATCTGCTTGATATGATTG accaTACAAGCATCCGAACTATTGAAGAATTGGCTGGTAAACTAGAATTTGAAAACGAGTTGAACCGTGTGTGTGGCCATTGCGAAGATTCGCCTTTCAAGGAGGAAGCCTGGGCCTTGCTGGTGGACGAGAGCCCTCAGAAGGCCCCGGATGCAGACTCTGGCAGCCTCAGGCAGGCTTTTGATGACCACAATATCGTGGAGACTGTTCTGGACTTGGAAGAGGACTACAATTTGATGACCTCTTTTAAATACCAAATTGAGTAA
- the C22H3orf62 gene encoding uncharacterized protein C3orf62 homolog isoform X1, translating into MVYYIIKTRSLVGKMSEKLRRCRKELTAAIDRAFEGVSHSQECSGRPRVELDAAPLSFPLPVHRLLCRRHPLVACSSAAPFSPVPGAPENENVAFAPNHAPVNAKPQALCPKRKPLSSKENILMRSSILAPERQFWRAAGDEEIWRKDSLRGCRNDTEKDLKVDTGIPLSGSSQEVTKDLLDMIDHTSIRTIEELAGKLEFENELNRVCGHCEDSPFKEEAWALLVDESPQKAPDADSGSLRQAFDDHNIVETVLDLEEDYNLMTSFKYQIE; encoded by the exons ATGG TGTATTACATAATAAAGACACGGTCGCTTGTAGGGAAGATGTCTGAGAAACTGAGGAGATGCAGAAAGGAGCTGACTGCAGCCATCGACCGGGCCTTTGAAGGAGTCAGCCATTCCCAGGAGTGCTCGGGCCGCCCGCGGGTGGAGCTCGACGCCGCCCcgctctccttccccctcccggTGCACCGGCTCCTCTGCCGGAGGCACCCGCTGGTAGCCTGCTCCTCTGCGGCTCCATTCTCTCCGGTCCCTGGCGCTCCGGAGAATGAGAATGTGGCTTTTGCACCAAACCATGCCCCCGTGAATGCAAAGCCCCAGGCGCTCTGCCCCAAAAGAAAACCTCTGAGCAGCAAGGAAAACATCCTGATGCGTTCCTCCATTTTGGCACCCGAAAGACAGTTTTGGCGAGCAGCAGGAGATGAGGAGatctggagaaaagacagtctaa gGGGCTGcaggaatgatacagagaaggaTTTGAAAGTTGACACAGGCATCCCACTCAGTGGTTCCAGCCAAGAGGTCACAAAGGATCTGCTTGATATGATTG accaTACAAGCATCCGAACTATTGAAGAATTGGCTGGTAAACTAGAATTTGAAAACGAGTTGAACCGTGTGTGTGGCCATTGCGAAGATTCGCCTTTCAAGGAGGAAGCCTGGGCCTTGCTGGTGGACGAGAGCCCTCAGAAGGCCCCGGATGCAGACTCTGGCAGCCTCAGGCAGGCTTTTGATGACCACAATATCGTGGAGACTGTTCTGGACTTGGAAGAGGACTACAATTTGATGACCTCTTTTAAATACCAAATTGAGTAA